Part of the Phycisphaerae bacterium RAS1 genome, GAATTGACGCTTCGTGACGTGCCGGCCGGCGTCGATCTCCTGCTGCTGGCCACCGGCACGGGGATCGCCCCATACGTGTCGATGCTTCGGGCGAACGCGATGAAGAAGCGCTGGAGACGACTCGTGCTCTTTCACGGAGTTCGCACGCTCGGCGACGCCGGCTATGTCGATGTGATGCGGGAGCAGGAGCGAGCCGATCCCAGCATCGCGTACGTTCCCGTCATTTCGCGCTGCGAAGGGCCGCCGCCGGCCGGATGTCGGACCGGGCACGTGCAGCAGGCGTTCGAGCCGGGCGTGTCGGAGTCGCTCGGCTTCCGGCTGAATCCCGCCGACAGCCACGTTTTTTTGTGCGGCAATCCGGCCATGGTGAAGAGCGGCCAGGAACTCCTGCTGCAGCGCGGGTTTGCCATGCACTCCCGCCGCCGGGGCGACGGAAACGTGCACGCCGAGCGCTACTGGTAGCCGCGGGTCGGGGCCGCCGACGGTATCGGCCGGCGGCCGATGAGCGTGCCCTCGGCCGTCGTCCGCACGGGCGGCGCCATGAGCAGTTCGTCGCGCGCCGTCGGCTGGCCCGCCAGCGTCTTGTCCTGTTCGTAGTGCCGGGCGATGACCGACACGGCGTCGTCGATATCGTCGGTGATATGGAACAGATCGAGGTCGTTCGGTGAGATCGCCTTGTGGCGTTCCAGCACGCAGGATTTCATCCACGCCGCCAGCGGCTCCCAGAACTCGCGCCCGATCAGGAGAATCTTCATCGTTCGAATCTTGCCGGTCTGCACGAGCGTCATGGATTCAAAGAACTCGTCCATGGTCCCAAAGCCGCCGGGAAAGCACACGAACGCGATCGCGTATTTCACGAACATGACTTTGCGGACAAAAAAGTAGTGAAATTCGAGCGAGACGTTCTGGAACGGATTGGCCTGCTGCTCCAGCGGCAGCCAGATGTTCAGGCCGACGCTCGTCCCTCCGGCCTCGGACGCGCCGCGGTTGGCGGCTTCCATGATGCCCGGCCCGCCGCCGGTGATGACGCCGAAGCCGCTCTTCACCAGCGCCGCCGAGAGCTTGACCGCCTGCTGGTAGTAGGGGCTGTCGGGAAGGGTGCGCGCCGAGCCGAAGACCGACACCGCCGGGCCGAGATTGGAAAGCGCCTCAAACCCTTCGACGAACTCCGCCATGATGCGGAAGAGCCGCCAGGTTTCCTCGGCGGCGGTGCGGTAGGAGATGTCGCTGGGGTCGGGCCGGCGGTTGCCGTTCATGCGAGGCTCCGTGGGATGCATTCGAGCGGGCGCCATTATAGGCCAGGCTGCG contains:
- the fas6 gene encoding LOG family protein ORF6 in fasciation locus is translated as MNGNRRPDPSDISYRTAAEETWRLFRIMAEFVEGFEALSNLGPAVSVFGSARTLPDSPYYQQAVKLSAALVKSGFGVITGGGPGIMEAANRGASEAGGTSVGLNIWLPLEQQANPFQNVSLEFHYFFVRKVMFVKYAIAFVCFPGGFGTMDEFFESMTLVQTGKIRTMKILLIGREFWEPLAAWMKSCVLERHKAISPNDLDLFHITDDIDDAVSVIARHYEQDKTLAGQPTARDELLMAPPVRTTAEGTLIGRRPIPSAAPTRGYQ
- the fpr gene encoding Ferredoxin--NADP reductase, producing MSTASFTAASRCNATIVSRRDVAEDRAIIRVRPDSEIPSFEPGQFITVGLPRPVEGEIGADVRPAIIRRAYSIASAPGDAELEFFVVLIDAGRLTPHLWPLRAGGRLWMDNRCHGELTLRDVPAGVDLLLLATGTGIAPYVSMLRANAMKKRWRRLVLFHGVRTLGDAGYVDVMREQERADPSIAYVPVISRCEGPPPAGCRTGHVQQAFEPGVSESLGFRLNPADSHVFLCGNPAMVKSGQELLLQRGFAMHSRRRGDGNVHAERYW